The Nothobranchius furzeri strain GRZ-AD chromosome 17, NfurGRZ-RIMD1, whole genome shotgun sequence nucleotide sequence ttttttaaaaatccaTGTCCAGCAGTTTTAAACTTAATGTACCATACTTTATCCCAAGTAAAATGGAAGCTGAGAAAAAATTACAACAGCAGTTTTATTTTACTAAAATTAATCTCTCCAAAAATATATTGATAAAAAAACCTTCAACAAACAGCTTAAGACAAATAATGCTTAATAAATCGAGAGTACAACATGTTTTTCCATCCTGTGACGTGAAGAGCAGCAGCATTTTTACAAATATTTAAGAGGTTTAAAGCTCATGTTTCACTGGGGCTGAAGCTGCAGGCTTTTGATGAACACAGTCTGCAGCTCAGTGATGTCCTCAGTCGCTTCTATTGGGATGCTGAGTTTCAGTTCGGGCTCACACGCTCCATCGTAGCCATATTGGCTAAAGTGGTCATAGCGGGAAAACGCACAGCCCCCCACAGCACCCTGAGGATGCTCATAGATGTCCAAGTGGTGCTGTGGGGAGAGGCGGTTCAAGGCCTGGCCCTGGTGTGACCCGTGGTAAAGGAGATGCTGGTGGTGTTCAGGCCCCGGGCTGTGACATGGGCTTTGGGAAGGGCTGTGGGGCATCGGGCAGGTCTGCAGGCAGCTGTTCCGACGCATGGCCCGGTGGAGGTCCAGTCTAGCGATCAGTGGCTTTCCTATGTTGACACTTCTGGACCAGTATACGGGATGATCGTCATCCATGGCTGCAAAAGTGCCCTGAAGGCACACGGTGaaaaccagctcctcctgttacATTATATTAGGAGAGAAAATAGTTTTCAGTAAGAGAAACAACCCAGATGCTTCCAGAGCTAAAAGAGAACCTTGGAGCAAAGGAGGATTGTAACAAACGATTAAAAAATGGGTTTCTGGTGTTGTTGTTGTGGAAAAAAGAACTGTTATGAACTATAAGCATCTTTATCAGACTGCAGAATATCAAACCCTAATGCATACTGTTGTAGTTTTTAATAAGTAAGCCTTAGTGTCACAATTGATCAGTCTATGTTCTTTGTACCCGGAGCTTCTGCAGCGAGCTGAGTCTGGTGTACAGACAGTGCTGTGGCAGACTGCTGGACAGCAGGTAGATCCCCGTCTCCTCTGGAGTCTCTCTGTTCATCTCTTTAGGATCCACATCTAGATCCTGAAAACAAGCAGGGACACTTTTCAACCTCAAAACCTAATCGATCTTTAACGTTTACAAAAACCAAGAAATCACAACTGTCAGATGAAAATGTGCGACATCACCAGTGAGAAGTCCGTGACATGAGCCTGGCAGAAAGACATGTCCTCTGGCTTCTTAATGATGTGAGTGTAAATGACGAGAACGTTGGAGAACTCCGCAGCGAAGCCCAGCTTGATCTGAGCCCCGCAGTCAAAATGAAGACTCATCGTCTCAGGAAGTTCTGGAACAACAAGCAAACACTTTGGGAACCAGGTTTTAGTTGCTAAAAACAAATCATGTttaaagaaaatattttatttatttgtaatgAAAATTATCCATAATTAATACTAAAAACCAAAACCACGTAAAATATCAAATCTGAGAATCTACCAAGAAGCCACGCAAATAAATCGATTTTTAAACTCGTTTCCCCCAAAAAATTAACAAGAAAACTTCAAGTTTTCATTTTCCGGGATTCCAAAGGCTACTTTTTATTGGGAAATAAAAACGCATAAACATCATTATAGTTCAAGTCAAACTGTATTCTTTTAGTGGAGCTAATACAGCCACATATCAAGCCGAGTTTCAATAAAGGAGACGAGTTTTTCCTTCAGAAAAATGACTTTACTGCAAAAAAGCAACATTTAAAGTTTTAAATGTCAACATTTAATTTTAAAGTTACTTTGAAATggaattaatacatttttaaatcttCAACTTAATACATGATATAAACCGAATAaagatgtttaaaaataaataaaatacctaACACAGGAAGGAGAAAATCTCAATAGTTTTGAGAAAAATTgctttcacaaaaataaaaaaatacgctTTTGAAGGAATAATTTAGATTTAGGCTGTTGAGTGAATTCAACACTAAAAACTTAGATTTAGTTTTTAATATGAATCACTGACACGTTTATCTCCTCAGACTCCTGAAAAGCTGCAAATacggtatctttagttttgtgcgACTGGTTGGCTGAAACCCAAGAGTAGCTGAGTCATGGTTTACAGATTTGTTTAGGCAACTATTTCTAAGAATATGATGTTAATCTAACAAGCTTCATGCAACAGTTGAGCTGTTGAAGGAAACTCCCATGGCCGTGTGTCTTTCCTGTAAAGATCGATAACTGCCAACATCTGGCTGAGCGAGACGTGTTCAACCTCCGGACGCTGAGAACTGAAGATTAGCATGTTTTATGTCATGCTGTGTGTTTGCTAGTGGGCGTACCGTGAGCTTTGGCCCACAGCCGGCTGTGAGCGAGATCGGCGCTGTCGCCGGGCAGAATAGGATCGGTCAGCGCTCTCCGCTCTGCCAGACTGCTGCGGATCTCCAGAGCCTGTTTACCCTTGGTGGCATCAAACTGGCCCATATCTGGAGACGAGAAAACCGTGAATTGATATTATTAATAAGCACCTGAATAAAAGCCGCAACCTGCTTACTTTTCAAATGGATAAAAAGTTGTAAATAATCTGGGCCACACTCGTCTACAAGCCACAGGTGTCCACTTTTATATGTCCAGGTAACGTGCACAAATACGTAGAGTAAATGGGTTTTTCCAACATGTGCCTGTGACATGGctggttaaaaataaataaataaataaataaatacatacaggTACAATAGCCTGCCACCTCCATCTTCCCACTCAGAAACAAACCATCCTCAGTCTCCCTTTTGCTGTCGCTGTCAGTATCCTTTTATAAGGAGGAATGGGACTGTTGCAGTACAGTAAAGTACTAATAATACTTCACCTTCAGcaactctgtccagcagcacagtgATCTTCTCATCCTCCATCAGCCGCTTCTTTAAAAACTTGAcaaacacaccgttggtgaaacccGTGGAGCTCAGCTCAAAGGCCTCAGCATCTTGGCACCTAAACAAAACAGACAAATGCGTCACGTTACGATTCTGAAATCTAAAATCGCAGAAGGAACTGGATTGTCTCAGACTCACGTTGCATATCCAAAGACGATGTTGGCTGTGACTCTCAGGACATTGTTTGGAGCGCTGTCGTCGTGAAAGTTCCTGGACAATAAATCGgtgaataaaaatgattaaaatgacGAGTGATCAGTTCAAAGTGCTGAAATACACGTGGAATTACTGACCTCTTTCTGCACATATCTAGCAGAAAAACATTGAGGCCCGTTTCTTTCTCCTGCATCAGTTTGAGGATGCTCTGCACACACAGACAGTTGGCTGAGCGGTACGGGTTCGGCGCATCAACCGGTACCATGAAGCTGTTCCCGTAGTTCTCATATCCGTGACCGGCGTAGTACAGCAGGCCTGCGGGCACATGAACAGGTCATTTCTGTTTTATTCGTCATAAATAGGGTCACATTTAACTTTAAAAATAAATGCATCTAAACTCCATtacctttaattttttatttgtaaTAACTACAAATGTCCAAGGTTATCGGTTCTATTTTGGCATTAAAACGTGATTTTGGCAATGATCGCTATCAGACTCTTTTATTTAAAGACAACTTTTACATACCAAGCACATCAAACTCTTGGGCTACttctcactcaaaatgtcaaaatatagaCAACTCTGTTTAAAGTGTAAGTATGATAGGACACGCGTGATGTTAGGTACCTAGAATGATTTAGCGTTTCTGTTAGAATTGGGGGACGCCGCATATGTTGGTGGTGGTTAAAGTTGGTGTCGTGGACTATTTCGACGTATCGACTATCTGtaaaatggtaaacggcctgtttttgatatagcaccttctagagcccCCCAAGGGGCTTTATAACAGTCAtttacccatgcacacacactttcacaccctggtggtgatgagctacaatgcagccacagctgcccttagGTGCACTGACTGAGGCAAGGCTGCCACGCACCAGCCCCACCggtacctccgaccaccaccagcaggcacggtGGGTTACGTGTCGTGCCCAAAAACACGACAACAATATTCTCTGCCAGGAACCAGGGTTGATCCTACAACCCTCAGATTTCCAGAcaatccgctctacctcctgagctgctgctgtaaaaagctGATATCAAACATCCCTGGTAATAGCGGAGCCCAACAAACCACAggagaggtgtgttgaagcaaagTCCCACCGTAGACACCCTTGTGTAGCAGCAGCAGGAACTCGTCCACGGCGTTTCTCATCTCCGACTCGGTCAGGTCCAGCAGTGAAACAACTTTAAAGTTCAGCTGCTGCAGCAGGTTGCTGAGGTCGTACACATCCACCATGGGGGCTTTGAGCTGCGGGTGGTTCTGGTACGAAAGATTACCAATCAAGAGGGCCACTTTGTTGGTCGCTGGAGGGTTGAACATGAGAGAAGGAAACAAAAACCGTTTCAAAAGGTAGGAAATGACGTGAAAAGGTGAGCTGAGAAAAAATATTCTGTTCATCGCAGTGAATACATGACTGTCCACAAATGCCTTGATCAAAATCAGAAAACCTGCAACGTCTTTATATTTGCTCTGAAACTGGACTAAACTTCTTGTTGTCAGGACGCTGTTGTTGGTTTGCAGCCGTGAAACAACCACAGACGGTATAAACCATAGAGAGAGCCTCCAGGTGTGAAAAGTGATGCTAAAAACCATCATCTATGAACAGATCTACAGATACAAAACGGGAAACCAGGAACATTTTCAGTAACGTTCTTTAGGGGAACTTTTGACTTTTTTATGACAACCGACTTCAACAGGAAAAGAACAAACAAACCATAATTGTCAGTGGTTTAAATGAGACCTATCAAAGACGTCACACCTCACAAAAACTACAAAAGCCGGTTCATAACATGCAAAGGTCTGCTCTAAAAGGATCGGTCATTTCCTCAAAACATGCGTGTGTCAGTTAAAGTGTCAGAGGCATCAGCGTGAGAAGTCCTGCAGCCATTGTTGGATAGTCCAGCGGCTTCGTCATGCTTTCATTACGACCCGTTCCAATGCAAAAGAGTCCAGCTGTGCACAATTTTAAACAACATACTCTGTATTTGGTAGTCACTGGTTGTGCAAGTAGacccacttaaaaagatgagaggtTAGTGGTTTTCATCAAAGGTCCCTTCAACGTGAGAAAGAATGTTAAAGAAATCCAAGCTCTTCTATATCCTCATTGCATTTATTACTGGCAACTATCTGAACTCGTTATCTGTATAATGGAGCTGTTTACACAGCCTGCTCCAACTTCCACCAAGGCCAAGAACGGGGAGCTGTCTAAGGACACCTGGGGCAAGATTGGCTCATCCCAGGCTTGTGCAGGTGTACAGTCTACAATAAACAAGCAGCAGGGTGAGAAGAGATCAATTATTAGCCCCCTCgacctggggctccatgcaagatctcacctaCGAAGGTACAAATGATCTTGAGACAGATGAAAAACAGCCCAGAAATATATGGGAGTGTAGCGTCAGTGACCTGAAGAACACACCCACcttaaagcatgggggtggaaacattatGCTTTGAGACTGCTTTCTGCAAAGGGGACAGGATGACTGATCCATTTTAAGGAAATTAATGAATGCGACCATATATTATGAGATCTTGGGCGATAAAAAGTCCTATAGTGAGAACACTGAAGATGAcatgtggctgggtcttccagaaTGACAACGATCCCAGACACACTAACCCTAACCAATGAATGAGTGACTACGTAAGAAGCATTTGTGTGACGTTTGGACATTGGATTACGCAAACCAAGTCTTTATTTTTTCACTGTAACACGAATTATTCTGACCAGTAACGGTTAGACTGAATTTACACCTTTGACTTaatgaaattagctttgttttgTTGCTGAGTTGCTTGAGTTTTGCAGGTAGAGTAATGGAACTCATTTTGCTGTAAAGAAGAGTCTGGGCTTTAATTTAAGTGGCTGCTTCTGTGGATAGGATCATAGTGCATTGttgctgaactggtccaacacacccactgccaacTGACTGGCTGGCTCAAATTCACGATTTAGGAAGAGCCTCTGATTGGCGGATAGAATCAaccatgggggtggggggggggggtggggggggcttccTGCATGCGCTAATCATTATGAATCTGGATGTTGAGAAGTAAATGTTGCCACTGACTGATGCTGCGGCAGCTCTGTCTGTTTTTCTCACTGCTgtaaggagcacacacacacacacacacacacacacacacacacacacacacacacacacacacacacacacacacacacacacacacacacacacacacacacacacacacacacacacttccccgttcctgagaagtgtgtgtgtgaacaaaccctaCCGGTTCGGGACCCGGACCAACACCACCCAGTTGGATCGGTGCAGGCCCAGATGTGAAACTAGAGACAATGTTGAGGTAGAAAACTGGATTCTATCATAAGATTGGTAAATTGGcatcccctagtggtgatatgtggttagtGCATCTAACAGACCGTAAATGCACCCCACCCAAACAAACTGGACCAACCGCTACTGgactctgtggagggagttgggaTTCCACGTTGCTCAGAGAGGCTCTAGAGAGGATTTACCAGGAAGAATGAGCCAAAATACCGGCGGCTACAGTGTGTGCGACACTGGCGAAGACCTACAGGAAACGTTTGACCTGTTATTGCCAACCAAGATCACGTTACAAAGGTGAACTTTTGTTATTAACCAAGTACTACTTTTCTGCATCATCATAAAATACATTATTTAAACATCAATGTGACTTCTCACAGTTGACGTGTGCCTGTGATAAAAATTACAGAcctcatctttttaagtgggacaACTTGCACAACCAGTGGCTCCCAAGTTTGGCCCAACTGTATCGGAACCGAACGGGAACATAGGACTGTAAATCCTTCTTACACATATAGATGCTTGTCTTCGAGAGAAACCGTTCTAGTTGGGGAGACATTTTCAGGAAGAAAAAGCATCACTTTGCTTGACAAGTTCTGACGATTCAAGAGTTTTGAACGTAATGACTCGAGCAATGAATACGTTTAATAAGGAATGACTTCAGCGTCACAGGTATGGTACATTCTGACACGACAACACAAAGTAAGAATATTCTAAAACAGCAAAGAAATTGTATGAAAGCAAATGATGCATCAGGTCCAAAAGCACCGAAGGGATTACAAACTGCTGCTAGGATGTGCACAGATGGCTGAACGTTTGGAGGTTTGAACTAACACTTATGAGAATTTTTATTTTCATCAGAGAAATTTACCAACAGCTGAGAAAAACTGATCCAAACCGAAAAAAGAGAGCAAAATACAAACGCGTTGATTAATTTATTATATTTACTTACTTTCTCCTTCTTCGTCACTCTTCCTTCAAACTCTCTAGTTTATTTGCATAATCTATAATAATGTTATTCTGACTGACATCACCATCAGCATATAAAATAGCAGACACAATAATATAGCTGAGAGAAAAGTCGACTGTAGTTCAGCCAAGAAAAACCAGATTAAATGTGTTTTAGTCTCTCACCACAAAGTTGTTCTGGCGCACTGTTTAGGAAAAGTCCACTGGGAGCTGAAATTTGtaacagaaaacacacaaaatTATCCTGATGCTTAAATATGTTCACATGATTCCAGAGCTTTAAAATGTTTTACCTCCTCCAAAAGCATAAATGTCATCTAGAAATCAGAAATGCAAATATATTACCTTCTCATAAATACAGCGACTTTCACAccactgaataataaaactgggGGAACAAATGATCAACCCCAAAAGTCTTGTGAGGAATTTGTTTCATGCAGTAACCGACAGACATGGTTAGTGTATCCTACGTTAAATGGGTTTTCAACAAATCCCAGGAAAAGATCCGAACAGTTAAAAACAACATCCTTGAATATGTAGGGTTGTGTCTTTATGAACTCCTGGTGCAAATCTAGACTCTTCAGGAAACACGGGTGATGGTGTGACCAGTGCAAGCTTCCTGCAGCGTTCTGAACCTCATTACTGGTGTTTGCTTTAAATAATCTGTGCAATCGAAGCTAAATGAACACAGCAGAGATCCACTACCATTCTGTGCACACGACTGCAGAAAATGTTGTCTACTTGGATTTATTTTAATTGAGTTAAAATGACTTGTTTTAATGAACGAATGAATGCGGCATGAGCTTCCAGGCAAGATGCAAGATGTGGGTTGCACCTAACAACATATGCAAAACTACCGCAAAGATTTTCAAAAGCAACATATTTTATTAGTAGTAAATGTTTTCTAATTCCAATAGAAGTCAACAATACAGACAACTGACAGATTAAATCTGAGACCAGTTCTGTGTTTGTTCCAGACTTTCACAGGATTTGTTGATGAGGGACCCAGACCGCCCTCCTGTGCTGATTGGAAGTGACACTCAAATAAAAAACATGCAAAGGAAAGCAAAAGTTAAAACCTTGTCAGGTTTTTGATTAATAACCACGAGGTGGTGATAGAAATTATAATTCACATGCATTAGAGTCCTGGGTCGGGATGAATGACTAGCTACGAGTCGGCCAGCTGGAGGTTTCAACTCTACCTTCAGAGCATTCCATTGCTCCTGTAATCTGGACAGAGATCCTTGGTGCTTTCAGCCAGGAACAGAAGCAAACATCCACTCATGGTGAGAAATAAAAGCTGCTTGTGAACAACTTGTACAACATCTGCAACATACCTACTGCAACATCAACCTCATTGGTCCACATTCTTTCAGAGCTGCTGCTGATCTCACAGCGGTACCTGCCGTGATGATCCTGCATCGCATCAGCAACCTGAAGCACGTTTATAAATCAGTCATCTAAACAACGATGCCGAGTCGACTTCAGTGTCGAGTGGGATTTTTTTCTAACGGTACCGTGAGTTTTCTCTTCGTGGCGTTTGGAATCAGGACGCCGTTTCGGTACCACTGGTAGCGAGGGATCGGCCGCCCCACGGCTCCACATTCCAGCAGCAGGGCTTCCCCGGCGTGCAGGTGCTGCGACTGAGGCTGGATCACCAGCTTCATCCGTCCGTCTACGGAGTGATAACTCTGCCCTGATGCTGTCAGAAGAAAGGACCTCGTCTGTTAAGTTTAACTGATCATCATCAGTTCTCACGGCAGAGCGGCTGGGCTGTTTAAAACGTTACCACAAGGCGTGCTCCCGTTCAGGACGTCCACTTGAGCCCACTGGCTGAATTCACAAACATCTCCACTGTTGATCCTGCAAATGTAAAAGCCAGCGTCCTCCAGCCGGACGGGACTTATCAACAGTTCTGGAGTAGCGCCATGTGGGACCTGGGAATAAGAAATGGTTTCATGTTGGGAAGTAGTTTAGCATCAACCCagccgccacacacacacacacacgcacaagcacgcacgcacgcacacgcacacccacacacacacacacacacgcacacgcacgcacgcacacacacgcacacccacacgcacacacacgcacacacacgcacacacacacgcacgcacgcacgcacgcacacccacacgcacacacacgcacacacacacgcacgcacgcacacacacacacactgttttactctcttttattttcacttcccgTTTGGAAGTTTCTTAAAGTGGGATTTTACGCTCGTCATCAATCCTGAGAACATCTTGTAGTAACGAGCCACAAGGACACCATCTGGTCCCGTTTCTTTAGTTGAAGCTATACAAATATGATGTAACACACTTTCACATTCAAAAATGAATGTTAGTACCTAACATGTAGTTTACACAGATATTCAGAACGTGTCCGAAGTCTTTATAAACGTGTTCCTCAGGTTGTGTCTGGATTTGCTGAAACTTTTAGAAACATGACGTTGTTCTGCAGTAGGCAACGTTTTTACACCTCCACTCTCCTCACCTTTAAGGCACAACACGtagaaagaagaagaaactacTTTTCATGTAAACACCTCTCAAGATTAAAGTCACGAGGTGCATGAATGTAGCCAAAAGTCTAAAGAGAAATATTCAAATAGGCTCTAAAACCCTGAAGAACGGCTGATAACCACTTTTGAAATACTACAAGAAAGTCTAACCTATGGAAAAGATTGAtttttgtaaacagagcaaatgtaAAGTTCACTTATTTATTATTATGAGCAGCATGAAGAAAACGATGTTGGTGAGGGTGAGAAGCCGTCTGCTTCCAGGCCCTTTTTCTGGAATGCCGTTGCCCTGCTCCGGTGTGCCTGACTTCCTGGTTCTCTTCACACGACACACTTTAATCAAATTATTGAGCAGAAAATCTTTTTTAAAGTTTATATCAAACTGAGTCATTTTCTCACCACAGCAACTGCAGACAAAAACAATCTGACAAGGAGAAAAGCCACCAGATTATCGTGCAGCTTAATCCTAATCTAAACTAATT carries:
- the malt1 gene encoding mucosa-associated lymphoid tissue lymphoma translocation protein 1 isoform X3: MADSLDRSTKISSLKESVVKKLCEVLDKSNNNGWRKLGEIVGSDKRFKVSSDDMEMCSLRVLEVEGSPSLMLLRLMGERGCTTGHLMDYLQTLSNSEALQCLKPPVLQILVQPQSVALICGHNLRLSCYAVGRSPLQYRWFKSREEVPHGATPELLISPVRLEDAGFYICRINSGDVCEFSQWAQVDVLNGSTPCASGQSYHSVDGRMKLVIQPQSQHLHAGEALLLECGAVGRPIPRYQWYRNGVLIPNATKRKLTVADAMQDHHGRYRCEISSSSERMWTNEVDVAVAPSGLFLNSAPEQLCATNKVALLIGNLSYQNHPQLKAPMVDVYDLSNLLQQLNFKVVSLLDLTESEMRNAVDEFLLLLHKGVYGLLYYAGHGYENYGNSFMVPVDAPNPYRSANCLCVQSILKLMQEKETGLNVFLLDMCRKRNFHDDSAPNNVLRVTANIVFGYATCQDAEAFELSSTGFTNGVFVKFLKKRLMEDEKITVLLDRVAEDMGQFDATKGKQALEIRSSLAERRALTDPILPGDSADLAHSRLWAKAHELPETMSLHFDCGAQIKLGFAAEFSNVLVIYTHIIKKPEDMSFCQAHVTDFSLDLDVDPKEMNRETPEETGIYLLSSSLPQHCLYTRLSSLQKLREELVFTVCLQGTFAAMDDDHPVYWSRSVNIGKPLIARLDLHRAMRRNSCLQTCPMPHSPSQSPCHSPGPEHHQHLLYHGSHQGQALNRLSPQHHLDIYEHPQGAVGGCAFSRYDHFSQYGYDGACEPELKLSIPIEATEDITELQTVFIKSLQLQPQ
- the malt1 gene encoding mucosa-associated lymphoid tissue lymphoma translocation protein 1 isoform X2, with protein sequence MADSLDRSTKISSLKESVVKKLCEVLDKSNNNGWRKLGEIVGSDKRFKVSSDDMEMCSLRVLEVEGSPSLMLLRLMGERGCTTGHLMDYLQTLSNSEALQCLKPPVLQILVQPQSVALICGHNLRLSCYAVGRSPLQYRWFKSREEVPHGATPELLISPVRLEDAGFYICRINSGDVCEFSQWAQVDVLNGSTPCASGQSYHSVDGRMKLVIQPQSQHLHAGEALLLECGAVGRPIPRYQWYRNGVLIPNATKRKLTVADAMQDHHGRYRCEISSSSERMWTNEVDVAVAPRISVQITGAMECSEAPSGLFLNSAPEQLCATNKVALLIGNLSYQNHPQLKAPMVDVYDLSNLLQQLNFKVVSLLDLTESEMRNAVDEFLLLLHKGVYGLLYYAGHGYENYGNSFMVPVDAPNPYRSANCLCVQSILKLMQEKETGLNVFLLDMCRKRNFHDDSAPNNVLRVTANIVFGYATCQDAEAFELSSTGFTNGVFVKFLKKRLMEDEKITVLLDRVAEDMGQFDATKGKQALEIRSSLAERRALTDPILPGDSADLAHSRLWAKAHELPETMSLHFDCGAQIKLGFAAEFSNVLVIYTHIIKKPEDMSFCQAHVTDFSLDLDVDPKEMNRETPEETGIYLLSSSLPQHCLYTRLSSLQKLREELVFTVCLQGTFAAMDDDHPVYWSRSVNIGKPLIARLDLHRAMRRNSCLQTCPMPHSPSQSPCHSPGPEHHQHLLYHGSHQGQALNRLSPQHHLDIYEHPQGAVGGCAFSRYDHFSQYGYDGACEPELKLSIPIEATEDITELQTVFIKSLQLQPQ
- the malt1 gene encoding mucosa-associated lymphoid tissue lymphoma translocation protein 1 isoform X1, with translation MADSLDRSTKISSLKESVVKKLCEVLDKSNNNGWRKLGEIVGSDKRFKVSSDDMEMCSLRVLEVEGSPSLMLLRLMGERGCTTGHLMDYLQTLSNSEALQCLKPPVLQILVQPQSVALICGHNLRLSCYAVGRSPLQYRWFKSREEVPHGATPELLISPVRLEDAGFYICRINSGDVCEFSQWAQVDVLNGSTPCASGQSYHSVDGRMKLVIQPQSQHLHAGEALLLECGAVGRPIPRYQWYRNGVLIPNATKRKLTVADAMQDHHGRYRCEISSSSERMWTNEVDVAVAPRISVQITGAMECSEDDIYAFGGAPSGLFLNSAPEQLCATNKVALLIGNLSYQNHPQLKAPMVDVYDLSNLLQQLNFKVVSLLDLTESEMRNAVDEFLLLLHKGVYGLLYYAGHGYENYGNSFMVPVDAPNPYRSANCLCVQSILKLMQEKETGLNVFLLDMCRKRNFHDDSAPNNVLRVTANIVFGYATCQDAEAFELSSTGFTNGVFVKFLKKRLMEDEKITVLLDRVAEDMGQFDATKGKQALEIRSSLAERRALTDPILPGDSADLAHSRLWAKAHELPETMSLHFDCGAQIKLGFAAEFSNVLVIYTHIIKKPEDMSFCQAHVTDFSLDLDVDPKEMNRETPEETGIYLLSSSLPQHCLYTRLSSLQKLREELVFTVCLQGTFAAMDDDHPVYWSRSVNIGKPLIARLDLHRAMRRNSCLQTCPMPHSPSQSPCHSPGPEHHQHLLYHGSHQGQALNRLSPQHHLDIYEHPQGAVGGCAFSRYDHFSQYGYDGACEPELKLSIPIEATEDITELQTVFIKSLQLQPQ